One stretch of Gadus macrocephalus chromosome 12, ASM3116895v1 DNA includes these proteins:
- the dtymk gene encoding thymidylate kinase: MACKRGALIVLEGVDRAGKTTQCTKLVESFREVGRAAHLLRFPDRTTTIGKLISSYLENKSDLEDHTVHLLFSANRWELVPLMKKKLEEGTTLIIDRYAFSGVAFTSAKPDFSIEWCKAPDVGLPKPDLVLYLQLSPAAAAQRGEFGTERYETSSFQQRVEGRFEQLMDESSVNWQVVDASQSIDEVHDNIKRLSLSALAAAEHQPIAELWR, from the exons ATGGCGTGTAAGAGGGGAGCACTGATCGTGCTGGAGGGGGTGGACCGGGCCGGTAAGACCACCCAGTGCACCAAGCTGGTGGAGTCGTTTCGGGAGGTCGGGCGGGCGGCACACTTGTTGCGGTTCCCCG ACAGGACCACGACCATCGGGAAGCTGATCAGCTCCTACCTGGAGAATAAGAGTGACCTGGAGGACCACACCGTGCACCTGCTGTTCTCGGCCAACCGCTGGGAGCTTGT GCCCCTGATGAAGAAGAAGTTGGAGGAAGGCACCACGCTTATCATCGACCGATACGCCTTCTCCGGGGTTGCCTTCACCAGCGCCAAGCCG GACTTCTCCATCGAGTGGTGCAAGGCCCCCGACGTGGGCCTGCCCAAGCCGGACCTGGTGCTGTACCTGCAGCtcagccccgccgccgccgcccagcgaGGCGAGTTTGGGACCGAGCGGTACGAGACCAGCAGCTTCCAGCAGCGTGTGGAGGGGCGCTTCGAGCAGCTCATGGACGAAAGCTCCGTCAACTGGCAG GTCGTCGACGCATCTCAGAGCATCGACGAGGTTCACGACAACATCAAGCGACTCAGCCTGAGCGCGCTGGCCGCCGCGGAGCACCAGCCAATCGCAGAGCTGTGGCGGTAG
- the atg4b gene encoding cysteine protease ATG4B isoform X1, with amino-acid sequence MDAATLTYDTLRFGEFEDFPETSDPVWILGKEFNALTERDDILSDVTSRLWFTYRKNFQPIGGTGPTSDTGWGCMLRCGQMILGQALVCRHLGRDWRWDKGQRQRDAYVSLLNAFIDKKDSCYSIHQIAQMGVGEGKSIGQWYGPNTVAQVLKKLAMFDRWSRQVVHVAMDNTVVIEDIKRLCMPWLDYGGACADPGGASALNGCMEGAGAMAEEEGPLWRPLVLLIPLRLGLTDINEAYIETLKQCFMLPQSLGVIGGKPNSAHYFIGYVGEELIYLDPHTTQPSVEPSDDGQVHDDTYHCQHPPCRMHICELDPSIAAGFFCKTEDEFDDWCMRIRRLSCNRGSLPMFELVESQPSHMVSVDVLNLTPDPLYADFPDSDRLERFFDSEDEEFEILSL; translated from the exons ATGGACGCAG CTACGTTGACGTACGACACACTTCGATTTGGAGAATTCGAAGACTTTCCAGAGACCTCAGATCCCGTGTGGATCTTAGGGAAGGAATTCAACGCACTCACAG AGAGGGATGACATCCTCTCAGACGTTACGTCGCGACTGTGGTTCACGTACAGAAAAAACTTCCAACCAATCG GGGGTACCGGTCCGACGTCGGACACCGGCTGGGGGTGCATGCTCCGGTGTGGGCAGATGATCCTGGGACAGGCCCTGGTCTGCAGACACCTTGGGAGAG ACTGGCGGTGGGATAAAGGCCAGCGGCAGCGGGACGCCTACGTCAGCCTCCTCAACGCCTTCATCGACAAGAAGGACAGCTGCTACTCCATCCATCAGATCG CCCAGATGGGGGTCGGCGAGGGGAAGTCGATAGGACAGTGGTACGGACCAAACACAGTAGCCCAGGTGCTCAA gaAACTGGCCATGTTCGACAGGTGGAGTCGGCAGGTGGTCCACGTTGCCATGGACAACACGGTGGTCATCGAAGACATTA AGCGGCTGTGCATGCCCTGGCTGGACTACGGGGGCGCGTGTGCAGACCCAGGGGGCGCCAGCGCGCTGAACGGTTGCATGGAGGGCGCGGGGGCCATGGCGGAGGAAGAGGGCCCCCTGTGGCGGCCCCTGGTACTGCTCATCCCCCTCAGGCTGGGCCTGACGGACATCAACGAGGCCTACATCGAGACGCTGAAG CAATGCTTCATGCTGCCTCAGTCTCTGGGTGTGATCGGAGGGAAACCAAACAGCGCCCACTACTTCATCGGTTACGTAG gcgagGAGCTGATCTACCTGGACCCCCACACCACCCAGCCGTCCGTGGAGCCCAGCGACGACGGCCAGGTGCACGACGACACCTACCACTGCCAGCACCCGCCCTGCCGCATGCACATCTGTGAGCTGGACCCGTCCATCGCCGCG GGCTTCTTCTGCAAGACGGAGGACGAGTTTGACGACTGGTGCATGCGCATCCGACGG TTGTCGTGCAACCGGGGGAGTCTCCCCATGTTCGAGCTGGTGGAGTCCCAGCCCTCCCACATGGTCAGCGTGGACGTGCTGAACCTCACCC ctGATCCCCTCTACGCAGACTTCCCGGACTCGGACCGACTGGAGCGCTTCTTCGACTCGGAGGACGAGGAGTTCGAGATCCTGtccctgtga
- the atg4b gene encoding cysteine protease ATG4B isoform X2, whose protein sequence is MDAATLTYDTLRFGEFEDFPETSDPVWILGKEFNALTERDDILSDVTSRLWFTYRKNFQPIGGTGPTSDTGWGCMLRCGQMILGQALVCRHLGRDWRWDKGQRQRDAYVSLLNAFIDKKDSCYSIHQIAQMGVGEGKSIGQWYGPNTVAQVLKKLAMFDRWSRQVVHVAMDNTVVIEDIKRLCMPWLDYGGACADPGGASALNGCMEGAGAMAEEEGPLWRPLVLLIPLRLGLTDINEAYIETLKQCFMLPQSLGVIGGKPNSAHYFIGYVGEELIYLDPHTTQPSVEPSDDGQVHDDTYHCQHPPCRMHICELDPSIAAGFFCKTEDEFDDWCMRIRRLSCNRGSLPMFELVESQPSHMVSVDVLNLTPDFPDSDRLERFFDSEDEEFEILSL, encoded by the exons ATGGACGCAG CTACGTTGACGTACGACACACTTCGATTTGGAGAATTCGAAGACTTTCCAGAGACCTCAGATCCCGTGTGGATCTTAGGGAAGGAATTCAACGCACTCACAG AGAGGGATGACATCCTCTCAGACGTTACGTCGCGACTGTGGTTCACGTACAGAAAAAACTTCCAACCAATCG GGGGTACCGGTCCGACGTCGGACACCGGCTGGGGGTGCATGCTCCGGTGTGGGCAGATGATCCTGGGACAGGCCCTGGTCTGCAGACACCTTGGGAGAG ACTGGCGGTGGGATAAAGGCCAGCGGCAGCGGGACGCCTACGTCAGCCTCCTCAACGCCTTCATCGACAAGAAGGACAGCTGCTACTCCATCCATCAGATCG CCCAGATGGGGGTCGGCGAGGGGAAGTCGATAGGACAGTGGTACGGACCAAACACAGTAGCCCAGGTGCTCAA gaAACTGGCCATGTTCGACAGGTGGAGTCGGCAGGTGGTCCACGTTGCCATGGACAACACGGTGGTCATCGAAGACATTA AGCGGCTGTGCATGCCCTGGCTGGACTACGGGGGCGCGTGTGCAGACCCAGGGGGCGCCAGCGCGCTGAACGGTTGCATGGAGGGCGCGGGGGCCATGGCGGAGGAAGAGGGCCCCCTGTGGCGGCCCCTGGTACTGCTCATCCCCCTCAGGCTGGGCCTGACGGACATCAACGAGGCCTACATCGAGACGCTGAAG CAATGCTTCATGCTGCCTCAGTCTCTGGGTGTGATCGGAGGGAAACCAAACAGCGCCCACTACTTCATCGGTTACGTAG gcgagGAGCTGATCTACCTGGACCCCCACACCACCCAGCCGTCCGTGGAGCCCAGCGACGACGGCCAGGTGCACGACGACACCTACCACTGCCAGCACCCGCCCTGCCGCATGCACATCTGTGAGCTGGACCCGTCCATCGCCGCG GGCTTCTTCTGCAAGACGGAGGACGAGTTTGACGACTGGTGCATGCGCATCCGACGG TTGTCGTGCAACCGGGGGAGTCTCCCCATGTTCGAGCTGGTGGAGTCCCAGCCCTCCCACATGGTCAGCGTGGACGTGCTGAACCTCACCCCTG ACTTCCCGGACTCGGACCGACTGGAGCGCTTCTTCGACTCGGAGGACGAGGAGTTCGAGATCCTGtccctgtga
- the agxta gene encoding alanine--glyoxylate and serine--pyruvate aminotransferase a produces MSSLSVPKPACLNKPFVAPHRFMFGPGPSNVPPRILEAGANPIIGHMHPEMFEIMSDIKSGIQYAFQTQNNLTFAVSGTGHTAMECALFNALEPGDGVLVAVNGIWGERAADMAERIGAKVNTISAPPGGCFTNDEIKKALSKHRPALMFLAHGESSTGVLHALDGIGDLCHQYGCLLLVDCVASMGGAPLYMDKQGIDILYTGSQKVLNAPPGSAPISFSPRACQKAFNRRTKPVSFFLDLAWLANYWGCDDKPARTYHHTGPVSAFYSLREALRMLAEEGLEESWERHRTVAEYFHSGLEDMGLKLFVKDKSSRLPTVTTILAPPGYDWKEITSFIMKTHNVEVSGGLGPSAGLVLRVGLMGCNSRRASVDMVLSAFRDALQHCHKSKV; encoded by the exons ATGTCGTCTCTGTCAGTCCCGAAGCCCGCATGTCTGAACAAACCATTCGTGGCCCCGCACCGGTTCATGTTCGGTCCGGGGCCCTCCAATGTCCCCCCGCGGATCCTGGAGGCCGGGGCCAACCCCATCATCGGGCACATGCACCCAGAGATGTTTGAG ATAATGAGTGACATCAAGAGCGGCATCCAGTACGCGTTTCAAACCCAAAACAACTTGACGTTCGCGGTCAGCGGCACCGGCCACACGGCCATGGAGTGCGCCCTCTTCAACGCCCTGGAGCCGGGAGACGGCGTCCTGGTAGCGGTCAACGGGATCTGGGGAGAGCGGGCCGCGGACATGGCGGAGAGGATAG GTGCGAAAGTAAACACGATTTCAGCACCCCCTGGTGGTTGCTTCACGAACGACGAAATTAAAAAG GCCCTGTCGAAGCACCGGCCCGCCCTAATGTTTCTGGCCCATGGAGAGTCCTCGACTGGGGTCCTTCACGCCCTGGACGGCATCGGGGACCTCTGCCACCA GTATGGCTGCCTGCTCCTGGTGGACTGTGTGGCGTCGATGGGAGGAGCTCCTCTCTACATGGACAAACAAG GAATTGATATTTTATACACGGGCTCCCAGAAGGTTCTCAATGCTccacctggctccgcccccatcTCCTTCAGCCCCAGAGCCTG CCAGAAGGCCTTCAACAGGAGGACCAAGCCTGTGTCTTTCTTCCTGGACCTGGCCTGGCTCGCCAACTACTGGGGCTGTGACGACAAGCCGGCCAGGAC GTACCACCACACCGGCCCCGTGTCGGCCTTCTACTCCCTCAGAGAGGCCCTCAGGATGCTGGCTGAGGAG GGCTTGGAGGAGTCCTGGGAGCGGCATCGCACCGTGGCTGAGTACTTCCACAGCGGTCTGGAGGACATGGGCCTCAAACTGTTTGTCAAGGAcaag AGCTCCAGGCTGCCCACGGTGACCACCATCCTGGCTCCCCCCGGCTATGACTGGAAGGAGATCACCTCCTTCATCATGAAGACCCACAACGTGGAGGTGTCAGGGGGCCTGGGGCCCTCTGCCGGCCTG GTGCTGCGCGTGGGGCTCATGGGGTGCAACAGCCGCCGGGCCAGCGTGGACATGGTGCTCAGCGCCTTCAGAGACGCCCTCCAGCACTGTCATAAGAGCAAAGTGTGA
- the boka gene encoding bcl-2-related ovarian killer protein homolog A gives MEMLRRSSVFAAEVMDVFDRSPTDKELVSQAKALCRDYIHSRLNRAGIGWTKPDHGLSASGGSALGDTSSVILWLGDELEYLRPNIYRNVAKQLNITVASESIVSDAFLAVAAEIFSTGVTWGKVVSLYAVAGALAVDCVRHGHPAMVHTIVDCMGEFVRKSLIPWLKRRGGWVDVTKCVINTDPSFRAHWLVSAASTCGQYLKAVVFYLLREK, from the exons ATGGAGATGCTCCGTCGCTCCTCGGTGTTCGCGGCCGAAGTGATGGACGTGTTTGACCGCTCGCCCACCGATAAGGAGCTGGTGTCCCAGGCGAAGGCGCTGTGTAGGGACTACATCCACTCCAGACTCAACCGGGCCGGTATCGGCTGGACCAAGCCGGACCACGGGCTGTCTGCGTCGGGCGGCAGCGCGCTGGGGGACACCTCGTCGGTCATCCTGTGGCTAG gTGATGAGCTGGAATACCTGCGCCCGAACATCTACCGTAACGTGGCGAAGCAGCTGAACATCACCGTGGCGTCCGAGAGCATCGTGTCCGACGCCTTCCTAGCCGTCGCCGCCGAGATCTTCTCCACAG GTGTGACGTGGGGGAAGGTGGTCTCCCTGTACGCGGTGGCGGGGGCTCTGGCGGTGGACTGCGTGCGCCATGGCCACCCCGCCATGGTCCACACCATCGTGGACTGCATGGGGGAGTTCGTCCGCAAGAGCCTGATCCCCTGGCTGAAGAGGCGCGGGGGATGG gtGGACGTCACCAAGTGTGTGATCAACACAGACCCCAGCTTCAGAGCCCACTGGCTGGTGTCGGCCGCCAGCACCTGTGGCCAGTACCTGAAGGCGGTGGTGTTCTACCTGCTGAGGGAGAAGTGA